The sequence below is a genomic window from Fervidobacterium gondwanense DSM 13020.
TGGAGATATACGAACTCAGTGAAGCACTCAAGATGTCTCATAGGACGTTCTACAAACTGACGGAAGATGATATTGCAATTGTTAAGAACTCAAAAAATGATGTGATAATAGAAAAGATAGCAGATTACTTGCTCAGAAGGTCTGATGCTGTCAAAAAAGATTCAGAAGATTTCAAAGAGCTTGCGCTAAAGTTTAAACACTACATCAAAATATTATTGAAAAATGATAAAGTTTCATTGAGAAGACCGTTCGATTTAATCCTTACCGTTAGATTGACAAAACGCGGTGACAAGCGAGGTGATAACTGATGAAATTATATGCTATTTATTTCGAACCTGAAGATTGGTTAGCTTTTAGAGAAATAAGAAGATTCGGAGCAGGAAGTGCCGCAAAATCAACGTTTCCATCTCCACTAACGTTCTATGGTGCTATAAGAACAGCTTTAATGAAGTTATACGGCATACAACTTAGCTATCATAAAAAGCCAGACTTAGGAAAATATCAAGAACTTTTGGGAGATGACAACAGCCCTGGGAAAATCAAACTCTTCGGTCCGTTCATATACTCAGAAGAAAGTGGAAAAAGAAAGCACTACTTTCCAGCACCAAAAAATGTCTATGTTAAGAGTAAAAAGTACAAAGTGATGAAATTGCTTGAATATGAAACACGAGTAGGTGAACATATCTTCAAAGGACTACCTTGGATTCCTGAAGTAAAAGATGTAGATGCTCCGGATAAATCTTTTATAGAACTCAATGAGCTCGAAAAATTGCAGCACAACGAAGAGTTTCAATTAGAAAATCCTGAAAACTACGTTGTCGAAACAAAATTGGGAATAGCTCTTGATGATGACAAGAAAACAAAAGAAGGTATGCTTTACGCACTATCAATTTACAGATTCAAAAACGGTGGATTTTTCATGCTTACAGATAGTGAAGAAACAAAAAACGAGATAGAAAAACTTGACGGTGTTTTCCTTGGTGCAAAACAACGTTGGGCAAGAGTCTTTGTTGAAGAGTTGGAAACGACCGTATTCGATGAACCTAACTTCGAGAACATTGCGGCAATGCTCATTACTCCTGCAATTTACGATGGTGGAATTGTTCCAAAAGATTTGAAATTTGGAAACGCAGAGATACTGACCGTTGCAGGTGGAAGGAAAATGGGTATATCGGGTTGGGACTACATGAACGGAAGACCAAAAACGTTACATCATGCGGTAAGTCCAGGAACAGTTTACTATCTTAGCCATAAACCATCATTAAGAGATTCCGTATCAAATAAAAGTAAGCTCAATCTATTCGGTTTTGGAAAATGTATTTACATACCATATGAAACTAAGAAAATCTGAACATAGGGAGGTTGAAAGGTATGGAAAATCAAGTAGCGAGAAAACTGATTGTAACGATGTATGCTGAATCACAACTACATGCAGGTAAAGGTATGGATGTTGGAATTGTTGATTTGCCAATTCAAAGAGAAAGAACCACAGCATTTCCTATCATTCAAGGAGTAAAAGGTGCCCTTAGAGCAAACCTGAAGCTTGATAATGAAGAAGAGATTTTCGGGAGTGACAATACTAAAAGTCAAGGTGATGAAACAAAACCGGGAAAAGTAGCTTTCTCTGAAGCAAAAATCCTGCTATTTCCAGTCAGGCATATTGAAAAGCTATTCGTATGGGTTACATCTCCTTTAGCACTAATAAGATTCTTAAAGGAATTAGAAAACAAAAGAGAACTTATCAAGAAATTAGAAACTCTAAAAATAGCAGAAGACGAAGCGATAGTTTTACAAGAAGCTGGAGAAATACTCTTAGAAGACTTTCAGTTTAAAACAAAACAAGATGATGTTGTAAAGGAAATTGCCGAAATAATAACCAGAAATGTGGCGACTGTTGATTACATCAAGAAGAAACTGGAAACTGACATAGTAATAGTTGATGATAACAGATTCTCGGCGATTTGTCAGATGATGACAGAAGTTATTCCAAGAATAGCGATAGACAAACAAACAGGCACGGTCAAAAGCGGAGCACTTTGGTATGAGGAGTATTTACCGCAAGACACGGTAATGTATTTTGTAGCAAGAGAAACAATATTCTCAAACAAAAATCCCAACGACCAGATTCTTGAAACATTGCAAAAAGCCATTGA
It includes:
- the cmr3 gene encoding type III-B CRISPR module-associated protein Cmr3 gives rise to the protein MKLYAIYFEPEDWLAFREIRRFGAGSAAKSTFPSPLTFYGAIRTALMKLYGIQLSYHKKPDLGKYQELLGDDNSPGKIKLFGPFIYSEESGKRKHYFPAPKNVYVKSKKYKVMKLLEYETRVGEHIFKGLPWIPEVKDVDAPDKSFIELNELEKLQHNEEFQLENPENYVVETKLGIALDDDKKTKEGMLYALSIYRFKNGGFFMLTDSEETKNEIEKLDGVFLGAKQRWARVFVEELETTVFDEPNFENIAAMLITPAIYDGGIVPKDLKFGNAEILTVAGGRKMGISGWDYMNGRPKTLHHAVSPGTVYYLSHKPSLRDSVSNKSKLNLFGFGKCIYIPYETKKI
- the cmr4 gene encoding type III-B CRISPR module RAMP protein Cmr4, with amino-acid sequence MENQVARKLIVTMYAESQLHAGKGMDVGIVDLPIQRERTTAFPIIQGVKGALRANLKLDNEEEIFGSDNTKSQGDETKPGKVAFSEAKILLFPVRHIEKLFVWVTSPLALIRFLKELENKRELIKKLETLKIAEDEAIVLQEAGEILLEDFQFKTKQDDVVKEIAEIITRNVATVDYIKKKLETDIVIVDDNRFSAICQMMTEVIPRIAIDKQTGTVKSGALWYEEYLPQDTVMYFVARETIFSNKNPNDQILETLQKAIDRAVITIGGKETVGKGLVALKVVNEQ